Genomic segment of Drosophila takahashii strain IR98-3 E-12201 chromosome X, DtakHiC1v2, whole genome shotgun sequence:
ttttaagaatagcAATACAAAAACATTCAAGTAATTAAATCAATATAATGCGCCCGCcgctttaaatattaaaaatttataaagggAAAAACtagctatttaaaaaaaaaattaagtaaacaaaaagcattttagaaactttaaattattagatatttttagacttttagCAACGTTCTCTAAAagtatgttttgatttttaacgAGGCACTGAttattatgttttctcattagTTATCACATCTtaacaaaattgtattttttttacactttgatttaaaaaaaaaaaccataaaaagttttttcttcCGATTGGAAGGAAACTGCGTCTGAAAGTGGGAAAACGCCTTTGTTGAAATGGGCAATAAATGCAATAATCTCCACCTGTCGCAATCCTGTGAACCAGGATTTCTTTTGGGGTTGAAAATGTTTctcaaatatatgtatgtacaatgtCGAAGGaatatctataaaatatttataaatattatttttctgcaaGCTTTTCCGAAACTTGTAAGATTATTTGTCCTGACGCTGTGCGTACACaccatacatacacacaatcaTACACTTGTAAGTATGTTTTGTGGTAGGagaatagcaaaaaaaaaaataaatgagctTCAGTAAAACCTGCCTAGATCCGTATATACATACATGCATACAAGTCTTTTGTTCAAGATACAGCCGAATAATGTTTTCACAAGTTAAAAAAGGCCTTTGGCTctaatttttgtgattttattACGTCAGAAAATATTCTAAACTGTTTATAACAAGATGTATGTACATATCGATATACCTATATGTGCATGTAAGTATTTAGTAGCGTCCACTTGACATCCCATACTCACGGTTTTCCCTTCCTTTATTGTGATTGCCTTTGTTTATATATTCGCCGAGCAGGTCATATATTATATTCGGTCCACTCTGATTTAGCGACACATTTTTTGCAGTTGTAAACTTCCGcaagtatataaatatattattttttggaataCAATGAAAGGAAAGTATGTTCTGTATACgcagaaaaataaatcgaTATGAACAGCGTTTTCCAGAGACATAAGAATATCGATAAATACCATcacaagaaataaatatttttcacatgGAAAATCGATACTTTTATTCAATATACCTTACATTGCGTTCCCACTTTTGCGCCGATAACGAAGTGAACAGTCGAAGGAACGGATGGGATTTGTAAGGAATCTTGACTTTCTGATaccaataattaaatatattaaatatgaaacaattttaaatcacttttgTGATAGTAAATTAACAAAGTCTGATCGTACAAGCGATAAAAAGCAAGTCCACGGATGTTCAAAAGGGCATcagtttaaaatattcttagtAGATTGTTTAGTTTTCTCAGTTCATTAGTTTGtttcttacatttttctttGCAGTTTTCTAATCGACTATTAACTAACAGTAGAAAAAACCCTTTACGTGATTTtcgcatttcaattaaataaaatcggTAGTGTGAAAGGGCCATCACGATCGTCGTGCCGTATCGATAGACATGGTAGTGCAGCTCTGCTGGAATCATTACGGTCATATTGTGCAGTGACGTAGAGTCGTATGTTCGTACTTTGGAGAAAATATATTCCTGAACggtttatttaacaaaattattcatttactTTGGTTGAAATCGGTAACGAATTGGTGTAAACTCGAGGCAAAGGTATGGAAAAGTGATTGTGACTGAAGCGAAACACAACCTCAAAAGCTCAAATGGCGTGGCTTCCATTCCATCCATATGTAAATGCATACGTGCATgaaaatgtacatatgtatgtacatatgtgtgCATATATATTGAGCAAATGAGCTTCCATAACTTTTAATAACTTCGAGTCAAGTGTAAATctaaaaagaagaaagaaaccCCCGTTTCATGTATTAGCATCCATCACCTCTACATTTTAAATagtggattttatttttttcatatatgtATGGAATGTATTTGAATACATAAgtaaagatatatatatacgtacgTATGTATGTAAACTTAATGTTAAATTAACCTATTTTGAAGTAAGAAAATACATAGTTTACATAGAGTGGTATACATATGTTCGTTCATGCGCATTCCTAATTTCAttctcttttcttttcctttttttcagaATAGTCGAGAGAcaagaattaaaattttccgCGATATTAAAGCGCCCCATAAGCGtaactaatatttttgaatattagcATTGGATAACTGCTGAAAGACCTGTCAATTTCCCGAAGGCAGTGTgcgatttgtttgtttttgatttatccACATTTATTTCCCGAGTCAATTTGCGATTGACTTAACAAAGAGATACGAAATCTTTGTCTAATTTGCGAACTGGCATTGCGCACCCCAAAGGAGGGGAAACAAAATCTTATATGACTTTTGAAAGATTCGGTGGTAAGTAATAGATAATAGTTGAAGGAACCTCTTGATTAGTTTAATAtccttcctttttttaacaattttaaattactattagttggataacaaaatttctagggttatcttttaaaataaatccaaaaacaatgaatattttaaaacaattgtttgaaaaattgtatggcTAAGAAACAAAATTGGACCAACAATATTTCTTTTGAAAGAAAGAGCATCAAATACTATTTctgcaaatttttaataatatatgtagGCATACTGCTAAACGAAGCCTGAAAAATACATCTCATATTCTATATTATATGATGgtgtataacttttttaacgTATATTTCAAGTTGAAAATAAATCCAAGAAGCTGTAGAAGTAACTTAAGATCGAAAactgttcttttttttgttatggGACCGAGAGTTTTTCTGTTCGTATTTAAATTTCCAACTAAATGCAAATAATTCCCTGTTTATTGGAGGGTAAGAATTTGGAATTCAAATCCGATCCGGTACAGAAATAGTTGTCAGTTTATTCAATTTAGTTGGGATATCAATAGCATCTATTTGAGACAAACCTACCCAAATTCTCTGTTTCATTTTGCGGTTACTTCCCTCCGTTTCGAAAAGTTAATACCTAAGATAAGTAGTTTTTAGGGAAGTTGATAGCACAACCGCCTTTTTATTGTGATTGAGAGTCTTTGGTTtaattttgctttaaaattattttgtgtgCAAATTTTAGTTAGCGATACTAAATCAAACAAATCAGCTGTGTTATGTGTTTAATTGACTGCATGCATAAGTGCATTGTGGGTTCCAGAGAACTTAAGTAAAAAAACTTGCCGTACAAATGGTTAGTTATTTAACCATATAATCCAATTAAcaatttggtttttgtttttttcagaaACACCAGTAAAAAAAACCGCACGTCTTATTGTAAAAAAACGGAGTAAAGGGTTCGAGCTGTGCATGAATTCAAAAGGGCGAACTATAAGTCACCGGTAAGTCAAATAGttgttaacaattttaaattcaattgttATGGTGTGCTTTCGATTTCGgtacaaaatttgaaattcaaattcagaAATCTGCTTCTCTTCAACACGAATATCTAAGTTTGAATCTTCAGGGACACTCGGTATTTTTCCTCTTAGATCTTGTAGTTATAATACCCGTATAATACCCGATTCAAATTGATTACATTTGTCGGGCCAAGAGAAAGTGGTGCAAAATTGGGATTTTCTTCGGTGTACGAAGAGTAATAAGACTTTTTtccggatttttttttttagttaaaaagtGCTTGTAAAAGTAAGTGTGCGAATAAATCAAGTTATAAACGGATTACAGATCAAAGTTATAGTTTTCATGGTTTATAGATGTTATTTACAAGAGTTATAAGTGTTTACTTGATATCTGTATAAATTCGAAttgatttgtgttttttgaatGTTATTATTAAGAAGGATTGTCAAGTTATGTGTGAAACTATACAAACTTGTTCGGTTTCTGCGTGGTATAAACTTATGTAACGATTAacaaaaacctttttaaactTTTGCCTTCACAGGACTTCGAGTAACAGACATCGGAAGTTACAGCCATTCAGGTACACATGAGCCTGctgttttgccatttttttattaaagactTAAACTGGTAAatttacattataaatatatgtatatatatataaatacgtaaatttatttatatatatatatatatatgtatatattaattatacaTATTATAACGGAAAAATAGAATAGCTGAATAATAACCAAGGCAAAGATCCAATATACCCAATACTTcagcaaaaaataacaacagagcaataaaataatacccttgcgaaacaacaacaactataaGAATATAATCCTCAAGCAATTCTTGCAGAATTTACAACAAATTTGAGTACTACACCGTtgtttgaatttcgaataaagcACAATTAATTCGCTGTTCCGGAAGGATACAACAGATTCATGCTTATTGTCGCCACATTTCAATAAGTGAAACACAGCACAGCAGCGGCGCAAcacatagaaaaaaaaacaaatttaatgaaCGGGAACGAAAGCGGGACAACAAATCACAAACTAGCAAAAGACCTACTCAAGTCAATAAATTCCCCCCATCCACATACAACCAATAGATACCACTGGCCACCCCTGATAGTAGGAACATTGCCATTGCCCGAACTATAAGCATTATCCGTGAAagtggaaaagaaaaaacaactgcAAAATGGCCACCGTAAACGTTAACCGCAGTGTGACGGACATCTTCTATCGCTACAAGATGCCACGTCTGCAGGCGAAGGTCGAGGGCAAGGGAAACGGCATAAAGACCGTTCTTGTCAACATGGCCGAAGTGGCCCGGGCCATCGGACGCCCGGCCACCTATCCGACTAAATACTTTGGCTGCGAGTTGGGCGCCCAGACTCTGTTCGATCACAAGGTGAGTATCTTGTATTAGAGCTTGAgacatcgatattttcgatgttTTCACCATATTtgttcgataatatcgatgttttcgatgttttgttttgataatatcgattttttaaaggaGAATAATGTTAAATGTTGAAAAACATTGAAATGAAGATCTTTTTCCAAGCTCTATCATGTATTCCTTAGTTTTTATCTACATAGCTTATATGATCGATTCATCCTAATTTCAGAACGAACGCTTTGTGGTAAATGGATCGCACGATGTGAACAAGCTGCAAGATCTATTGGATGGTTTTATTCGCAAATTTGTCCTATGCCCCGAGTGCGACAATCCGGAGACCAATTTGACTGTTTCGGCCAAGAACCAGACCATTTCGCAGTCATGCAAGGCATGCGGCTTCCACGGTCTGCTGAAGGTCAACCACAAAGTTAACACGTTCATTGTGAAGAACCCTCCATCGTTGAATCCGGCCGCCCAGGGATCTTCGCTTACCGAGGGCAAGCGCTCGAAGAAGCATAAGAATAAGAACGACAATGCCGATGGCTCGATGACCAACAACTCGATGGGCAACAACTCCGGCGGTGAGTCGGATGGCGGCAATGGAACGAACCAGGCTAGCCAAACTGAGGCCGAGATCAGCGCTGCCATTCCGGAGAAGACCTCGCAGGATGACGACGATGAGGGATGGAGCGTGGATGTTTCGAAGGTGcgttcttgttttaaatatatatttaatcagGGGTGATCAGCTTAAAGTCACAAATTATGCCTGCGGGCACACGCCTATCTTTcctttgaattgttttttattttttgtgcttCCCTATTTTTAATACCTATACTTTGACTTAGAGGAATCTgtgttcataaatatttatatatttaaataataggaGGCTATACGTGCTCGTTTGCAAGATCTGACAGATGGTGCTAAGGGCATGACCATTTCGGATGACTATGATAAAACCGAAAAGGAGCGCATCGATCTTTTCTATGAGTTGGTGAAGGACAAGCGGGACAAGAATCTACTTGGGGAACTTTCGATCCACAAGGAACTGTTTATCGAAGCGGAGCGTTTGGATATTCTTAACAAATCGCCACTGGTTCTGGCCGAGCTTCTGTTCTCCGAGAACATTGTCAAGGATGTGCAAAAGAACCGCAATTTGCTGCTTCGCTTCACACTGAACAACCCGAAGGCACAGCGTTATTTAATCGGTGGAATTGAGCAAACTGTCGAGCTACACAAGGCCACACTAATGTGCAAGGTGGCTGGaatctttaaacatttttatgatttgGACATACTCGATGAAGCCGTCATTTTGGAGTGGGGGCAGAAGGTCAGCAAACGGCATGTACCCAAGAATATTGCTGCCGAGATACACGAGAAGGTAAAGCCGTTCGTCTCGTGGCTGCAAAATGCCGAAGAAGATTCGGATTCTTCGGATTCCAATGAAGATGCCGGAGTAGAGGATAGTGATGAGGACTCGGATGATGGTGAAAAGTACCAGTACCGTAACTCGACCAAGAAGCAGGAGGTGGCGGACCCTGACGATGCTGATGGGGATATTAACATTGATGAAATctaagaaaatctaaaaactaCTCCCTCGATCAGTAGTACTTTGGAAACGGAAAATCAAGCAAGCGCAATCTACAAattcaaaatgaaatataaattatcatgtTAAATCGACAAGTGGTTCTTTGatctttagtttttaagagtgTGCTAATTGTAAACACCATCTAGCACTACCGCAATtgctttattttgatttatcgCTTTACTACCATTCAATTGTTAGCATTACATTACCCAAGCCGCTGTAACAATAGACG
This window contains:
- the LOC108056112 gene encoding uncharacterized protein gives rise to the protein MTFERFGETPVKKTARLIVKKRSKGFELCMNSKGRTISHRTSSNRHRKLQPFRYT
- the eIF5 gene encoding eukaryotic translation initiation factor 5 → MATVNVNRSVTDIFYRYKMPRLQAKVEGKGNGIKTVLVNMAEVARAIGRPATYPTKYFGCELGAQTLFDHKNERFVVNGSHDVNKLQDLLDGFIRKFVLCPECDNPETNLTVSAKNQTISQSCKACGFHGLLKVNHKVNTFIVKNPPSLNPAAQGSSLTEGKRSKKHKNKNDNADGSMTNNSMGNNSGGESDGGNGTNQASQTEAEISAAIPEKTSQDDDDEGWSVDVSKEAIRARLQDLTDGAKGMTISDDYDKTEKERIDLFYELVKDKRDKNLLGELSIHKELFIEAERLDILNKSPLVLAELLFSENIVKDVQKNRNLLLRFTLNNPKAQRYLIGGIEQTVELHKATLMCKVAGIFKHFYDLDILDEAVILEWGQKVSKRHVPKNIAAEIHEKVKPFVSWLQNAEEDSDSSDSNEDAGVEDSDEDSDDGEKYQYRNSTKKQEVADPDDADGDINIDEI